Proteins found in one Oscarella lobularis chromosome 16, ooOscLobu1.1, whole genome shotgun sequence genomic segment:
- the LOC136196594 gene encoding ubiA prenyltransferase domain-containing protein 1-like: protein MLKSRRPQSGIARYVAAIRPWSFSVSLMPVLLGTTLSYRATGTISTTLVFLTAIAIAAIHGAGNLVNTYYDFMNRVDRAENTETEDRTLVDGRLSPDQVSTLGAALYCFGMVVFALACALSPARIEQMALLFFGGLTGSFLYTGGIGFKYYALGDIVVILTFGPLAVLFTYLAQTGSLSLAPILLDIPLALHTEAVLLAKCAKEAEYSNVRTLPFLLGKSGSYFMYTAVLFIPYITFIFIAFNVSLWFILPAATVVPAFDLEKLFRAGRLKNLHRETLRVTSVMGCLYIASCCLAKNIPFM, encoded by the coding sequence ATGCTAAAATCGCGTCGGCCTCAATCGGGAATCGCTCGCTACGTGGCCGCCATTCGCCCGTGGTCATTTTCCGTCTCTCTAATGCCTGTGCTACTTGGTACGACGCTTAGCTATCGCGCAACGGGAACGATCAGCACAACGCTCGTCTTTTTGACGGCGATCGCAATCGCCGCTATACACGGTGCCGGAAATCTCGTCAATACTTACTACGACTTCATGAATCGGGTCGATCGCGCCGAGAATACGGAAACGGAAGATCggacgctcgtcgacggccgACTCTCGCCCGATCAGGTCTCCACGCTCGGCGCGGCGCTCTACTGCTTCGGTATGGTCGTTTTCGCGCTCGCTTGCGCTCTCTCGCCGGCTCGTATCGAACAAATGgcgcttctcttcttcggagGTCTGACGGGGTCTTTTCTATATACGGGAGGCATCGGGTTCAAGTACTACGCTCTCGGCGATATTGTCGTCATTTTGACATTCGGCCCGCTCGCCGTTCTTTTTACGTATCTTGCTCAGACGGGTTCGTTGTCGCTGGCACCGATTCTACTCGATATTCCGCTTGCTTTGCACACGGAAGCCGTTCTCTTGGCCAAGTGCGCTAAGGAGGCGGAATATAGCAACGTGCGTACACTCCCCTTCCTACTCGGAAAATCGGGGTCGTATTTCATGTATACAGCCGTGTTATTTATACCTTACATTACCTTCATCTTTATAGCATTTAATGTGTCGCTTTGGTTTATTTTGCCGGCCGCTACGGTCGTCCCAGCATTCGAtttagaaaaattatttcgaGCCGGTCGTCTCAAGAACTTGCATCGAGAGACGCTTCGCGTGACGTCAGTCATGGGTTGCTTATACATCGCAAGTTGTTGTCTAGCAAAAAACATCCCATTTATGTAA
- the LOC136196567 gene encoding alpha-(1,3)-fucosyltransferase 10-like, giving the protein MPTFFCVAYIYRLHLSGKRVAIIFLCSVRYRVMGRRLVKRFCLVLALGGLAALLAPLFYRKVVTSDESEVILELIRQNYGGEEKVIINQQNWDSYQQLQLSVRQSAEVEALPLSESETFIQSRLSGWDFRETVNPPKIELKASEKPTAMPYPEQNRFPILIWWTPFTGTPHTVKECGYGRCLFTQNRALQTHAKTRAFIWYATDLRLRDLPLPRKPQHDWALLHEESPKNNFPLVHAPLMTLFNHTCTFRRESSYPISLQYLHSLERLLATPLYSLTEKTRFKRDEGLASVLYIQSDCGTPSDRDRYVAKLMEYIKIDSLGRCLHNKDLPDKYVDPLTMDHKGFHDIVAKYKFTLAFENALCPDYMTEKLWRPLYIGSLPIYRGSPSVRDWMPNNKTIIVVDDFPTPFDLARYIKHLDNNDDEYLEYFAYKNYQPDMIPNKRLAETMRKRPWGVDSAYQINFVDGFECLICDRVYKELLAEARNEPPVKWLVNNSHYGCPTPHVALPELEPDEMLSMWISEHERQGYFAALGARDMITSGANSSAKFDDFVERAYYKNRDRVENRNAYELR; this is encoded by the coding sequence ATGCCaacttttttttgtgttGCGTACATTTATCGCCTGCATTTGAGCGGGAAACGCGTGGCAATAATTTTTCTGTGTAGCGTGCGTTATCGCGTTATGGGAAGGCGTCTGGTGAAACGTTTCTGCTTGGTTCTAGCGCTCGGCGGCCTCGCAGCGCTTCTAGCTCCGCTCTTCTACAGAAAGGTCGTCacgagcgacgaatcggAAGTCATCTTGGAGCTCATCAGGCAGAATTACGGCGGAGAAGAGAAGGTAATCATAAACCAACAAAATTGGGACAGCTATCAACAATTGCAATTGAGCGTGCGTCAAAGCGCCGAAGTCGAAGCGCTCCCGTTATCGGAGAGCGAAACTTTCATCCAATCTAGACTTTCCGGATGGGATTTCCGCGAAACGGTCAATCCTCCGAAAATCGAGCTAAAAGCAAGCGAAAAGCCTACCGCGATGCCCTATCCGGAACAAAATCGCTTCCCGATACTGATCTGGTGGACTCCGTTTACGGGAACGCCTCATACGGTGAAAGAATGCGGGTACGGTCGGTGTCTATTTACGCAAAACCGCGCGCTGCAGACGCACGCTAAAACGCGCGCTTTCATTTGGTACGCGACCGATTTGCGCCTGCGTGATCTACCGCTACCGAGAAAACCCCAACACGATTGGGCCCTCCTTCACGAAGAATCGCcgaaaaacaatttcccCCTCGTACACGCGCCACTAATGACTCTTTTTAACCACACGTGCACGTTCCGACGAGAATCCTCGTACCCTATTTCGCTCCAGTACTTGCACTCCCTCGAACGTCTCCTAGCAACGCCGCTCTATTCTCTCACCGAAAAAACGCGCTTCAAGCGCGACGAGGGTCTCGCTTCCGTGCTCTACATCCAATCCGATTGCGGCACGCCTTCGGATCGCGATCGCTACGTAGCCAAACTCATGGAATACATAAAAATCGATTCCCTGGGTAGATGCCTTCACAACAAAGATCTCCCGGATAAATACGTTGATCCTCTAACCATGGATCATAAAGGATTTCACGACATCGTCGCTAAATATAAATTCACACTCGCTTTTGAAAATGCTCTATGTCCGGATTACATGACAGAAAAATTGTGGCGTCCCCTCTATATCGGCTCGTTGCCGATTTATCGTGGCTCCCCATCTGTACGCGATTGGATGCCCAATAATAAAACCATAATCGTAGTAGACGATTTTCCGACTCCCTTTGACCTGGCTCGCTATATCAAACATCTCGATAACAACGACGATGAATATTTAGAATATTTTGCCTATAAAAATTATCAGCCTGATATGATTCCTAACAAGAGATTGGCTGAGACGATGCGTAAGCGCCCGTGGGGCGTGGATAGCGCATATCAGATTAATTTTGTAGACGGATTTGAATGTCTTATATGTGACCGCGTATATAAGGAATTACTCGCGGAAGCGCGCAATGAGCCCCCCGTGAAATGGTTGGTGAATAATAGTCATTATGGCTGTCCCACGCCTCATGTAGCTCTACCGGAACTCGAACCGGATGAGATGCTTTCTATGTGGATATCTGAACATGAGAGACAGGGTTATTTCGCGGCGCTCGGAGCTCGCGATATGATTACTTCCGGGGCGAATTCCAGCGCCAAATTTGAtgatttcgtcgaacgagcgTATTACAAAAATCGCGATAGAGTCGAGAACCGGAATGCGTACGAATTGAGGTAG
- the LOC136196938 gene encoding lisH domain-containing protein ARMC9-like, translated as MVAVQVSSSEMSRQQQFTSTYIRGCMIHDRMLQIELSKKMSENEWERKLNALVEEYFHANDYRETLQRFQMECKAKKTLPEDDSRTTSRRRHAESSANAISEILVCLERGDRRGFVAAWTTNVPKAIREGDKTALQLELKCQMSFAIFPLKHGKTADSPEFAETSQKFKEYLNQRGSSLLHLEGSSTYLAFLYASDPRTCPDLKSFFSPMWDAELKARMEKFLKSVVRPGGRPQLYHLYMSGINSKRVIEAEEKEILFLDRLQRIQTNYQSLLNVTVELLGALEGSLGGKTMTSGFIEGLVTRVTGHTLQSADIDISRPRTATKFMMASIQAAGIEALKEAALLPSLNYNKIKSDLKVLPERNRVLLLQALRWRLTKSVAGEQRDTVIRSYVEQDLLGCNQQSSHNDTMSSNLRSKAVLVREYTARLYNTVASLHKGRAYLCQYPDLLLLLNEVLVTEKGDSLARRNVLGCMQKLSLSRRLQSIMIEQGTVEWLLSILQDQDSLSEYSLHYAAALMMNLCLRSSGKRRCVSLAGDILKVLLELIEHEDLEIRSYVNGTLYSLLGETTIKEEASAMGMAEILEGLMKSSEPGLASQLEYIVEQLTSDKPTDETLSDDEDEEDEDVEDDPDELDVEDEESLDEGGSELKGEKLLCENYLGILTSSFDVAKSKKKFKSELLPDAPIQRPVTPKLIEKLSAPAILKAHPVPDFRPLTGGARKEARNVRPVSAAAAPSTGIKLKWSESRPSTSSSTRQATGGPKQPLRPSSKGGNVKKSSKGSKESLVSGPSRLSNHALQEVEARGLSATEYTEAFAARPKIPRSPESGPLSGPTFVQERPISTEEPPPGPPKSTSRMKLRFRPTSRQTRNSKDD; from the exons ATGGTTGCTGTTCAAGTTTCCAGCAGTGAAATGAGTCGACAGCAGCAGTTCACGTCCACATATATCAGAGGTTGCATGATACACGATAGGATGCTACA GATCGAACTCTCAAAAAAGATGTCAGAAAACGAGTGGGAGCGCAAGCTAAacgcgctcgtcgaagag TACTTTCACGCGAACGACTATCGCGAGACGCTGCAACGCTTCCAAATGGAATgcaaagcgaagaaaacaTTACCAGAAGACGACTCGCGCACGAcaagccgtcgacgtcacgcggAATCATCAGCAAACGCGATC AGCGAGATACTGGTTTGTCTCGAACGCGGCGATCGACGcggattcgtcgccgcctggACGACAAACGTTCCGAAAGCAATTCGCGAAGGAGACAAGACAGCGCTCCAATTGGAACTCAAATGTCAAATGTCCTTCGCAATTTTTCCGCTCAAACACGGAAAGACGGCTGAC AGCCCGGAATTCGCTGAAACCagtcaaaaattcaaagagTATCTAAATCAACGCGGAAGCAGTCTACTTCACTTGGAAGGATCTTCGACGTATTTGGCTTTTCTTTATGCGTCAGATCCAAGAACGTGTCCGGATTTGAAATCATTTTTCTCG cctATGTGGGATGCTGAGCTGAAAGCGAGAAtggaaaaatttttgaaatctgTTGTTAGACCCGGTGGAagacctcaactttatcatTTATAT atgTCTGGTATTAATTCAAAACGGGTTATTGAagcggaagagaaagaaatcctATTTTTAGATCGACTCCAAAGAATTCAG ACCAATTATCAAAGTTTGTTGAACGTCACTGTTGAATTGCTCGGAGCACTCGAAGGTTCACTGGGCGGAAAAACg atgacgtcaggtTTTATAGAGGGTCTTGTAACTCGAGTGACCGGTCACACTCTTCAGTCAGCAGACATTGACATTTCAAGACCCAGAACA GCTACAAAATTTATGATGGCTTCTATTCAAGCAGCGGG GATTGAAGCCCTGAAGGAAGCCGCGCTCTTACCGTCTCTCAATTATAACAAAATTAAATCCGATTTGAAAGTTCTACCGGAAAGAAATCGCGTCCTTTTGCTACAAGCTCTACGTTGG AGATTGACAAAATCGGTTGCTGGAGAGCAAAGAGACACAGTAATTCGTTCCTACGTAGAGCAGGACTTACTAGGCTGCAATCAGCAATCATCTCACAAC GACACAATGTCATCAAATCTCCGTTCAAAGGCAGTTCTAGTTAGAGAGTACACAGCGCGTTTATATAACACTGTAGCGTCCCTGCATAAAG GACGCGCCTACTTGTGTCAATATCCCGATTTGCTTTTGCTACTCAACGAGGTATTGGTTACGGAAAAGGGGGACTCGCTTGCGCGGCGAAATGTATTAGGATGCATGCAGAAATTGAGTCTGAG TCGTAGACTGCAATCGATTATGATTGAGCAAGGGACGGTCGAGTGGCTACTAAGCATTCTTCAGGATCAGGATTCCTTGTCCGAGTACTCCCTGCACTACGCCGCGGCTCTCATGATGAATTTGTGCCTTCGAAGCTCAG gaaaACGTAGATGTGTTAGTCTGGCTGGGGACATACTAAAAGTTCTTCTCGAGTTGATAGAGCATGAAGATTTAGAG ATTCGTTCATATGTGAACGGCACGTTGTATAGCTTGTTAGGGGAGACGACTATAAAGGAAGAAGCTTCAGCAATG GGAATGGCTGAAATTCTCGAAGGTCTTATGAAGTCAAGTGAACCGGGATTAGCCAGTCAATTAGAGTACATAGTCGAGCAGCTGACGTCAG ATAAGCCAACAGATGAAACTTTGTctgatgacgaagatgaagaggacgaagacgttgAG gatgaCCCGGACGAACTCGACGTTGAGGATGAAGAAAGTCTAGACGAAGGCGGAAGTGAGCTTAAAGGAGAAAAACTGCTCTGTGAAAATTATTTAGGA atattgacgagtagttttgacgttgcaaaatcaaagaaaaag TTTAAGTCTGAACTGCTTCCGGACGCTCCAATTCAGCGTCCGGTCACCCCAAA GCTAATAGAAAAATTATCGGCCCCAGCCATCCTGAAGGCACATCCCGTACCG GATTTTCGACCTCTTACTGGAGgcgcgagaaagg AGGCTAGAAATGTGAGGCCAGTCAGTGCAGCTGCAGCGCCTTCAACAGGAATAAAATTAAAGTGGAGCGAGTCGCGACCAAGTACTAGTAGTAGTACACGACAAGCGACAG GAGGTCCGAAGCAACCACTCAGGCCATCGTCGAAAG GTGGAAATGTcaagaaatcgtcaaag GGCTCTAAGGAGTCACTTGTCAGTGGGCCATCGAGACTGTCTAACCATGCACTacaagaagtcgaagcgCGAGGACTAAG TGCGACTGAATACACGGAAGCTTTTGCTGCTCGTCCGAAAATTCCGCGGAGCCCTGAATCTGGACCGTTGTCTGGGCCAACGTTTGTGCAAGAGCGTCCTATTAGCACGGAAGAACCGCCGCCTGGCCCTCCGAAGTCTACGTCACGAATGAAATTGCGTTTTAGGCCTACCTCTAGACAAACTCGAA ATTCAAAAGACGATTAG
- the LOC136196562 gene encoding spermidine synthase-like, which yields MLCRALVTVRKCLVTVRIYHLSHVLRYPVNDMEQEQKKWFVEKDTFWPGQAMCIEIEEWLYDAKSKYQHIQLFKSKRFGNVLVLDGIIQCTERDESAYHEIIVHVPLLCHPNPKKVLVVGGGDGGAVREAIKHPSVEKVVQCELDEDVIKVCKEHFPGLTSGYQSEKLVQRIGDGAEYLKSCKDEFDVIITDSSDPIGPAKVLFEKDYYKLLKQALKPDGILCSQGECMWLHLSLIKDMLTFCRELFPVVSYCTTAVPTYPCGQIGFILCSKNPETNFRRPLKNLSDEEVNEMQLKYYNSAVHGKSFVLPQFASQEILN from the exons ATGCTATGCAGAGCTCTTGTTACTGTAAGGAAATGTCTAGTGACCGTTCGTATTTATCATTTAAGTCACGTGCTAAGGTATCCCGTAAACGATATGGAGCAAGAGCAAAAGAAGTGGTTCGTGGAGAAGGACACGTTTTGGCCGGGTCAAGCGATGTGCATTGAAATCGAAGAATGGCTCTACGACGCCAAATCGAAGTACCAGCACATCCAACTCTTCAAAAG CAAGCGCTTCGGcaacgttctcgttctcgacggcATTATACAGTGCACGGAACGCGACGAGAGTGCCTATCACGAAATAATTGTCCACGTTCCTCTCCTTTGTCATCCAAATCCCAAAAAG GTTCTTGTGGTTGGTGGAGGTGACGGAGGTGCTGTTAGAGAAGCAATAAAGCATCCCAGTGTAGAGAAAGTCGTTCAATGTGAATTGGATGAG GATGTAATCAAAGTGTGCAAAGAGCACTTTCCCGGATTGACGTCTGGATACCAGTCAGAAAAACTAGTCCAGCGAATTGGAGACGGTGCCGAATATCTCAAAAGTTGTAAAGAtgagtttgacgtcattataACAGACTCATCAGATCCAATAG GCCCAGCAAAAGTGCTTTTTGAGAAAGATTATTACAAGCTACTAAAGCAAGCTCTCAAGCCAGATGGAATACTATGTTCTCAAG GGGAATGCATGTGGCTTCACCTTTCCCTCATAAAAGACATGCTGACGTTTTGTCGCGAACTTTTTCCTGTAGTTAGCTACTGCACGACGGCAGTTCCCACTTATCCCTGTGGACAAATTGGATTTATACTGTGTAGCAAAAATCCT GAAACGAACTTTAGGCGACCGTTGAAAAATTTGAGTGATGAAGAGGTCAACGAGATGCAGCTGAAATATTATAATTCGGCCGTTCATGGAAAATCGTTTGTGCTTCCCCAATTTGCATCTCAA GAGATTTTGAACTAA
- the LOC136196566 gene encoding heparan-alpha-glucosaminide N-acetyltransferase-like, producing MLLFLVVLLSLSSSLAHDTSYSERRSHLGATEGLVCLENSLSHATVFVNSTSDDCYQCRPAPLLTVDPNSINCAPVDVDFKLHFVITWNDSHLNNSKCLKYIKIDEKGGLNITVVASDSPCQFVPIKGVWPYTPILVALAIYSTLAIAAFVYERLLKKRAIACCKSLADTESLVKSDLGNPEEARVNPDDSLRPSPPQQPENLFPVAKTVAQQRRRLRSLDTFRGLSLVIMIFVNYRGGDYWFFKHSKWNGLTVADLVFPWFDFILGTSAAISLNSLDRRDVSRWRILLKALRRFVILFALGIIISSNDGGSLPTLRIPGVLQRLAISYLGVTLMHLILAPKRDRNADKVFAPVREIVNHWAEWLVALCLIALWAGLTFLLHVPNCPTGYLGPGGLYGDDNGKNHNCTGGAAGYIDSVLFKKHVYPHPTCKELYGTGPYDPEGTLGTLTSIFLAFLGVHAGRVFLTHRDDGPRLKRLIIAGIIAGAIGTGLAEGKQNGGLIPINKNLWSLSYVLVMAGTAYLLLSLCYFVIDVKKFWLGGPFVYPGMNSILVYVGHELADGRFPFAYSWPGEANHANQLASSLIGMTLWVIIAYYLYVIDFFVKV from the coding sequence ATGCTtctgtttctcgtcgttcttttgaGCCTTTCTTCATCACTCGCCCATGATACGTCGTACAGCGAAAGACGTTCGCATCTAGGTGCAACGGAAGGCCTTGTCTGCCTGGAGAACAGTCTTTCTCACGCTACGGTCTTTGTGAactcgacgagcgacgactgTTATCAGTGCAGACCAGCACCTCTACTTACAGTCGATCCCAACTCGATCAATTGCGCAccagtcgacgtcgatttcaaaCTCCATTTCGTCATCACATGGAACGACTCTCACCTGAACAATTCAAAGTGCctaaaatatataaaaatcgacgaaaaaggcgGCTTGAACATCACAGTAGTAGCAAGCGACTCGCCGTGCCAGTTCGTTCCCATAAAGGGGGTGTGGCCATACACGCCCATCCTCGTGGCTTTAGCGATCTACAGCACTCTCGCAATCGCAGCCTTCGTCTACGAACGCCTATTGAAAAAACGCGCAATCGCCTGCTGCAAATCATTAGCCGACACGGAAAGCCTCGTCAAAAGCGATCTCGGCAACCCGGAAGAAGCCCGGGTGAATCCAGACGACTCATTGCGCCCGTCGCCACCGCAACAGCCGGAAAATCTCTTCCCAGTCGCAAAAACCGTCGCCCAGCAACGAAGACGCCTACGCTCATTGGACACATTCCGCGGCCTCTCATTGGTCATAATGATATTCGTGAATTATCGAGGCGGCGACTATTGGTTTTTCAAACACAGCAAATGGAACGGTCTCACCGTCGCCGATCTCGTCTTTCCCTGGTTCGACTTCATCCTCGGCACGTCGGCGGCAATATCACTCAATTCCctcgatcgacgcgacgtaAGCCGATGGCGAATTCTCCTCAAAGCccttcgtcgattcgtcatTCTTTTCGCACTCGGAATAATTATTAGTAGCAATGATGGCGGAAGTTTGCCGACGTTGCGCATTCCCGGCGTTCTTCAGCGTCTCGCTATCAGCTATCTCGGCGTCACTCTCATGCATTTGATTCTCGCGCCCAagcgcgatcgaaacgccgATAAGGTATTCGCTCCCGTACGGGAGATTGTGAATCATTGGGCCGAGTGGCTAGTCGCTTTGTGTCTCATTGCCTTGTGGGCGGGTCTCACGTTTTTGCTTCACGTTCCCAATTGTCCTACGGGGTATCTCGGTCCTGGTGGGCTCTATGGCGACGATAATGGGAAAAATCATAATTGTACGGGAGGTGCTGCGGGATATATTGATTCCGTTCTCTTTAAAAAGCACGTGTATCCGCATCCCACCTGTAAGGAGCTCTATGGTACGGGGCCTTATGATCCTGAAGGGACTCTCggcactttgacgtcgatttttctcgcgtttcttGGCGTTCACGCcggtcgcgtttttctcacGCATCGCGACGATGGACCGCGTCTCAAGCGACTCATCATCGCGGGGATTATTGCCGGTGCCATAGGAACGGGGTTGGCCGAGGGCAAACAAAATGGCGGGCTAATACCGATTAATAAAAACCTCTGGTCCCTCTCCTATGTTCTTGTCATGGCTGGAACCGCGTATCTGCTCTTGAGTCTGTGCTACTTTGTTATTGACGTGAAAAAGTTTTGGCTTGGGGGGCCCTTTGTTTATCCGGGAATGAATTCGATTTTGGTCTACGTTGGTCACGAGCTCGCCGACGGGCGATTTCCGTTTGCGTATTCGTGGCCTGGAGAGGCGAATCATGCAAATCAATTGGCAAGCAGTTTGATCGGGATGACGTTGTGGGTTATAATTGCGTATTACTTGTACGTTATTGACTTCTTTGTCAAAGTATAG
- the LOC136196593 gene encoding solute carrier family 25 member 36-like — translation MSRNDKKSTVHLFAGGVAGAVAATATAPLEVVKTRLQSSVVAFQPVHAPVLATSAGPVTTPATSALARPGNTLACLRRIVATEGTRSLFKGLGPTLVGIAPSRAIYFACYNHFKSYYNAVFEPNTAPVHLSAAVSAGVTACTITNPIWVIRTHLQLDPTTKESFRYSAVKCVKDVWRREGLRGFYRGLTASYAGTSETAIYFVLYERFKENLRKQGLLENSQSTTSTDVIQYMIASACAKLTATVIAYPHEVARTRLRQNDGANRRYHSLIQTLVRVWREEGRHGLYGGLGTHLIRVIPNSAILFATFETIVRFSAAWSD, via the exons ATGTCGCGGAACGATAAAAAGTCGACCGTGCACCTATTTGCGGGCGG AGTTGCGGGTGCAGTCGCGGCTACAGCCACAGCTCCGCTGGAAGTCGTAAAAACTCGATTGCAG agttccgtcgtcgcatttCAACCCGTTCACGCGCCGGTATTGGCGACGTCAGCGGGCCCAGTCACAACGCCGGCAACGAGCGCGCTCGCGCGTCCGGGAAACACGCTCGCGTGCctgcgacgaatcgtcgcgacCGAAGGGACTCGTTCGCTCTTCAAGGGCCTCGGTCCGACGCTCGTCGGCatcgcgccgtcgcgcgcGATATATTTCGCCTGCTACAATCACTTCAAAAGCTACTATAACGCGGTTTTCGAACCGAATACGGCGCCCGTTCACTTGAGCGCCGCCGTATCGGCCGGCGTGACCGCCTGCACTATAACGAACCCGATATGGGTCATTCGAACGCATTTGCAActcgatccgacgac aaaagagaGTTTTCGGTATTCCGCGGTAAAATGCGTGAAAGACGTATGGCGAAGAGAAGGATTGAGAGGATTTTATCGCGGATTAACCGCTTCGTATGCAG GGACGTCGGAAACGGCCATCTACTTCGTTCTCTACGAACGTTTCAAGGAAAACCTGCGTAAACAGGGTTTACTAGAAAACAGCCAATCAACAACGTCCACTG ACGTCATTCAATACATGATCGCGTCCGCGTGCGCTAAGCTAACAGCCACAGTCATAGCATATCCCCACG AGGTTGCACGGACGCGATTGCGACAGAATGACGGCGCCAATCGACGCTATCATTCCCTCATACAGACTCTAGTTCGCGTATGGAGGGAAGAGGGTCGGCACGGGTTATATGGGGGATTGGGAACGCATTTGATTCGCGTCATACCCAACTCTGCTATATTATTTGCCACTTTCGAAACTATTGTACGCTTTTCCGCTGCATGGTCAGACTAG
- the LOC136196584 gene encoding uncharacterized protein gives MQDVEQHMDATITNLKMQLAEMRHEDSLMANRIHLLSKSVEELEEQYDERLLAIALLPPLRGRRIDNDEVDGGDDDDFDCLKGAARAGNEAQWRRRQKPLDSLSSGEDTPPPRSATFGRLSVQQRDVMKSRSMEFSGGVRRGVVLVGGSPTLPARVGGRKSMPEAIPPRVVRKCNTCNETELLAVMNDTGRLKGKRSSSGSLSQSSSQEEAATCGGDDTCPPSQNEDPSDYVPPLKNPLLAVPHLMEKGVVKSKSVELRPYGRLQSVPASGSATLQPQSRRNAASTLLPTSGLRGGGGPSPNKFRTVMSLGRNLDSSELDMYSGSEGNLSKSYSLEDGLAETGKEHGKKGWLKRLFSRSAAKFKADV, from the exons ATGCAGGACGTCGAACAGCACATGGATGCAACTATCACAAACCTCAAGATGCAGCTG GCGGAAATGCGTCACGAGGATAGCCTAATGGCCAATCGGATCCACCTGTTGTCGAAATCGGTCGAAGAGCTCGAAGAGCAGTACGACGAGCGCCTTCTCGCCATCGCTCTTCTACCGCCACTTCGCGGTCGCCGaatcgacaacgacgaagtcgacggcggcgacgacgacgatttcgactgTCTGAAGGGCGCAGCGCGCGCAGGAAACGAAGCGCagtggcgtcgacgtcaaaaaccgCTCGATTCGCTGAGCAGCGGCGAAGatacgccgccgccgcgttccGCCACATTCGGGCGTCTAAGCGTCCAacaacgtgacgtcatgaaatCACGTTCAATGGAATTCTCGGGCGGCGTGCGTCGGGGGGTGGTCCTTGTGGGCGGGTCCCCCACTTTGCCAGCGCGCGTGGGAGGTAGAAAGTCTATGCCAGAGGCTATACCCCCGCGTGTAGTACGCAAATGCAATACCTGTAACGAAACGGAATTACTCGCTGTGATGAACGATACGGGAAGACTCAAAGGGAAGCGGAGTTCGAGTGGAAGTCTTTCGCAGTCGAGTAGCCAGGAAGAGGCTGCCACATGTGGAGGCGACGACACGTGTCCTCCCAGTCAGAATGAGGATCCAAGTGATTATGTGCCGCCGCTGAAGAATCCGCTTCTCGCCGTGCCGCATCTTATGGAAAAGGGAGTAGTGAAGTCAAAGTCGGTCGAATTGCGTCCATACGGGCGACTTCAAAGTGTTCCTGCTTCAGGATCAGCGACTTTGCAGCCACAGTCACGCCGCAACGCTGCCAGTACATTGCTTCCTACTTCTGGCCTtcgtggcggcggtggtCCGTCTCCGAATAAGTTTCGTACGGTCATGAGCCTTGGTCGCAATTTGGATAGTAGCGAGTTGGACATGTATAGCGGCAGCGAGGGAAATTTGTCCAAGTCCTATAGCTTGGAAGATGGTTTGGCTGAGACTGGGAAGGAACATGGGAAGAAGGGTTGGCTCAAGCGGCTCTTTTCGCGTTCAGCTGCCAAGTTCAAGGCTGACGTCTAA
- the LOC136196601 gene encoding uncharacterized protein: protein MDSYKAEYVHEKERQIEETMERIRQQLSAMRAQDAALRHQVVRMKRTIHHVAVEIRGSSASLAVEDDDESALASSPSSPLPRQRVGSGGLREHPRAVHRIHAPVACEDEDVGVAMRRRQASRIALKLSGSTGSICSYESSTDSYSRSMTDLTASRDEDPCSTLREKKRSSADSTESFWRRRESAFTSIRKAIRKIQRKNIA, encoded by the exons ATGGATTCATATAAGGCTGAATACGTTcacgaaaaagaacgacaaaTCGAAGAGACAATGGAACGGATTCGACAGCAACTG TCTGCTATGCGAGCACAAGATGCGGCGCTACGTCATCAAGTGGTTCGCATGAAGCGAACCATTCATCatgtcgccgtcgaaattCGAGGATCTAGCGCTtcgctcgccgtcgaagacgacgacgaaagcgctctggcgtcgtcgccgtcgtcgccgttgccgcgaCAACGCGTGGGAAGCGGTGGCTTGCGCGAACATCCACGTGCTGTGCACCGAATCCACGCCCCCGTCGCGtgcgaagacgaggacgtcGGCGTTGCcatgcgacgtcgacaggCGAGTCGCATTGCGCTCAAACTGAGCGGGAGTACGGGAAGCATATGCAGCTACGAATCGTCTACGGATAGCTACAGTCGAAGTATGACCGACTTGAcggcgtcacgtgacgaagaCCCGTGCTCAACGCTtcgcgagaagaaacgaagcagCGCCGATAGCACGGAGAGTTtctggcgacgacgcgaaagcGCGTTCACATCGATACGAAAAGCTATTCGAAAGATCCAAAGGAAAAACATCGCCTAA